TTCCAATTCCCCTGTCTGTAAATACTTCCAGGAGGATTGAGTGAGCCACCCGCCCGTCAAGGATGTGGGTTGTTTCTACTCCTCCCTTGATGGCGCTGATGCAGCATTCCACCTTCGGGATCATGCCTTTGTCGATTATTCCCTCTTCAATAAGCCCTGGTATGGCGCCGGTTTCAACTACTGAGATGAGAGAGTCCTTGTCGTCGATGTCTCTTAAGATGCCTTCCACGTCGGTTAAGATGACCAGCTTTTCTGCTTTTAAAGCTACGGCCAGTTCGCCGGCGGCATGGTCAGCGTTGAGATTGTAGCTTTCCCCGTCCGGCCCGACTGCTACCGGGGCAACTACCGGGATGTAGCTTTCACTAATTAATGTGTTAATAATCCTGGGATTGACCGTAGTTATTTCCCCGACCAGGCCGATATCGACGACGGCCATGCTGCCGTCCGGTTTTTTTATCTGTCCGGTTTTACGCCTGGCCTGGAACAGGTCCGCGTCCTTGCCGGACAAGCCGACGGCTTTTCCGCCGAAGCTGTTGATCATGGAAACGACTTCCTTGTTGATCTTTCCGACAAGAGTCATCTCAACAACTTCCATGGTCTCGTCATCTGTGATCCTCAAGCCGTTTAAGAAAGTGGATTTGATGTCCAGCCGTTTGAGCATGCTGTTTATTTCCGGCCCGCCGCCATGGACAATTACCGGGTTGATGCCTACGTACTTCATCAGGACCACGTCGGTGAGCACGGCCCTTTTCAGCTCATTTTCGGTCATGGCGTGACCGCCGTATTTAATTACTACTGTTTTGCCGTAAAATTTTTTAATGTAGGGCAGAGCTTCCACTAAAATAGCGGCTTTCTCCCCCGGAGTAACCTTGGACAACCTTTTTGCCTCCCTGGAAATAAAAAATCAGGTCCGGTAATGGGCGTTGATCCTGACGTAATTGTAGGTAAGATCACAGCCCCATGCCGTAGCTTCAAAATTACCGGATTTAAAATCAATCAGAATATGCACTTTGTTTTCAGAAAGCGCACGGGCGGCGTCTTCCTCGCAGCCGGCGAGGGAACACCCATTTTCGGCTACTTTTACACCGTTTAAGAAAACATCCGCTGTGTCGGGGTTGAATTCGGCCCCCGAATAGCCGGCCGCGCATAGGATACGGCCCCAGTTGGCGTCCTCGCCGAAAATGGCTGCTTTGACGAGGTTTGAACCGGCCACAGCCCTGGCTGCCAGGCGTGCGTCAGCTTCCGTTGCGGCGTTGATGACCTGCGCCTCAATCATCTTGGTAGCGCCCTCGCCGTCTTTGGCCATTGCCTGGGCCAGATGGGAGCAGATCCTGGTTAAATGATCACGGAAAATAAAATAGTCCTTGCTTTGAACGGTAATTTCCTCATTTGCCGCCTGCGCGTTGGCCAGGACTAAGACCATGTCGTTTGTGCTTGTGTCCCTATCGACGGTGATCATATTGAAAGAACGGTCCACCGCATACCGCAGGGCTTCTTTCAGACAATCCAGTTCTACTGCTGCGTCTGTGGTTATAAAACAGAGCATGGTGGCCATGTTGGGGTGAATCATCCCCGAACCTTTGGCCGTTGCCCCGATAGTAACCTTTTTGCCGTTTATTGAAAAGCTTACCGCCGCTTCTTTGGACTCGGTATCCGTGGTCATAATCGCTTCAGCAGCCGGGCCGCCGCCGTCTTTGCTTAAAGCGGACGCGGCTTCGGCAATCCCGGGCAGGACGCGCTCCATGGGCATAGGCAGTCCGATTGCCCCCGTTGAAGCAACCAGTACACTTTCTTCCGGAATGCCCAAAGACCGGGCAGCCTCGCTGCCCATCGCCCTGGCGTCCTGCATTCCCTGTTCTCCGTTGCAGGTGTTGGCGTTTCCGCTGTTGGCGACGACTGCCCTGGCCGAGCCATGGCTTACCCGCTCCATGGTCACCAAAACGGGAGCGGCTTTAACCTTGTTGGTGGTGAACATGCCGGCAACGCGGGCCTCAACTTCCGAAAAAATTAAAGCGATATCCTTCTTCTCTTTATATTTTATTCCGGCGGCCGCTCCTGAAGCCAGGAAACCTTTGGCTGCGGTAACACCGCCGGGAACCATCTCCCAATCACTGTTGTTTTTAATCACCGGGCGGATCAATCCTCCTTGTTGTTTGTTTTTACGGGTAGACGCCTGGTCCGGTCAGTCCGGTATCTTCAGGCAAACCGAGCAGTATATTCATATTTTGCACAGCCTGCCCGGAAGCTCCCTTGATCAGGTTGTCGATTGCCGAAATGATTATTACCCTGTTTGTGCGGTCGTCCGTTACAATTCCAATAACGCAGCGGTTTGAGCCGGACACTGTCTTTGTGGCGGGCAGCATGCCTTCCGGTAGTATGCTGACGAAGGGTTCGCCGCCATAGAATTCATCGTACAAGGACAGCGCTTCTTTCTGCTGGAAGGGGCGGCTGCGCACGGCGTAGATAGTGCTTAAGATGCCGCGGATCATTGGGGTCAGGTGTGGCGTAAAAGAAACCGCCACTTCCCCGCCGGCCAGCAGGCCGAGTTCCTGTTCGATCTCCGGCGTATGCCGGTGCGTAGTTACACCGTATGCTTTAATGCTTTCGTTTACCTCGCAGTAGTGTACATTCAGGGAGAGTGCCCTGCCCGCCCCTGAGACGCCTGATTTTGAATCGCTTATGATGCTGTTCGGGTCAATTAAACCTTTTTTCAGCAAGGGCGCCAGACCCAGAATTATACTGGTCGGGTAACAGCCGGGGTTGGCAATCAGTCTTGCCTGAGCTATTTCCCGGCGGTGAATTTCCGGCAGTCCGTAAACGGCTTTTCCGTTCAGTTCCCTGGCAGTGTGGGTGATTCCGTACCAGGACTCGTAAACTGTAAAATCACGGAAGCGAAAATCTGCGCCCAGGTCGATAAAGAATTTATTCTGACGGTCGGCCTCTATCGCCACTTCCATGGAATGTCCATGCGGCAGGGCAGAGAAGACGACGTCGCTGCGGCTTACTATTCCCGGGATGTCCTGTTCTTCGCAGTTCATCTCCACGTGTTTGTACAGGTGTGGGTATACTTCCCAGAAAGGCTTTCCGGCATAGCTCTGCGTGGTTATACCGGCCAGTTCCACTTTTGGGTGGCAGCTTAAAATCCTTACCAGTTCGGCTCCCGTATACCCGGTGGCGCCTATCACGCTTGCTTTATACAACTGAGCACCTCCTAAGACACAACGATAATTATACAATCAGCTGCATAAAAATACAACCGCCTTTTTATTTTTTTCAGGACCCTTTTACTGAAATTTCACAAATAGATATGATATAATATTGACAGAATAATGGTCAAGGAGGTGGAAAGATGAGCCGGCAGGATAATATCATTACAAATATCAAGCCTTCTACGGCAATTCGCCATGACTATAATTCATTTTCCAAACTGTGCCATGAAACACAGGCTCCTGTTGTGGTGACTAAAAACGGTGAAGCAGATCTTGTAGTAATGAGCTGTGAAGCTTATCAGAAAATGATGGCGCGCCAACAGTTGGGACAGATGCTGTCCGAGGTTGACCGCGAAATCGCCGCAGATACTCCTATGCATGATTTTGAAGATACATTTGCAGTAATACAAAAGAGGATAGGCAATGGGTAGAAGAATCGTACTCTCCGAATCTGCCTATTATGACATCGACAGCATGTTTGCATACATTTCCAAGGACAACTGGCAAGCAGCCGAGAAATTAAGGTTACGCATCTATGGGGGCATCAAGAAGCTGCAAGATTTCCCCGAGATAGGACCTGTCATACTGGAGGAAGACGCTCCCGGCGCGCAGCGTGGATACAGGCACATTATAGTAAACCCGTACATTATCTTTTACAGGGTTTTGGAGGATCGCATTGTAATCGCCAGAGTGCTGCATGGGCGGCAAAACTGGCTGCAGCCTCTGTTCGGTATTCCCAGCGAAGAATAACACATTTTTCAGCTATCC
The DNA window shown above is from Desulfotomaculum sp. and carries:
- the argB gene encoding acetylglutamate kinase — translated: MSKVTPGEKAAILVEALPYIKKFYGKTVVIKYGGHAMTENELKRAVLTDVVLMKYVGINPVIVHGGGPEINSMLKRLDIKSTFLNGLRITDDETMEVVEMTLVGKINKEVVSMINSFGGKAVGLSGKDADLFQARRKTGQIKKPDGSMAVVDIGLVGEITTVNPRIINTLISESYIPVVAPVAVGPDGESYNLNADHAAGELAVALKAEKLVILTDVEGILRDIDDKDSLISVVETGAIPGLIEEGIIDKGMIPKVECCISAIKGGVETTHILDGRVAHSILLEVFTDRGIGTMVVQ
- a CDS encoding ornithine acetyltransferase; the protein is MVPGGVTAAKGFLASGAAAGIKYKEKKDIALIFSEVEARVAGMFTTNKVKAAPVLVTMERVSHGSARAVVANSGNANTCNGEQGMQDARAMGSEAARSLGIPEESVLVASTGAIGLPMPMERVLPGIAEAASALSKDGGGPAAEAIMTTDTESKEAAVSFSINGKKVTIGATAKGSGMIHPNMATMLCFITTDAAVELDCLKEALRYAVDRSFNMITVDRDTSTNDMVLVLANAQAANEEITVQSKDYFIFRDHLTRICSHLAQAMAKDGEGATKMIEAQVINAATEADARLAARAVAGSNLVKAAIFGEDANWGRILCAAGYSGAEFNPDTADVFLNGVKVAENGCSLAGCEEDAARALSENKVHILIDFKSGNFEATAWGCDLTYNYVRINAHYRT
- a CDS encoding N-acetyl-gamma-glutamyl-phosphate reductase is translated as MYKASVIGATGYTGAELVRILSCHPKVELAGITTQSYAGKPFWEVYPHLYKHVEMNCEEQDIPGIVSRSDVVFSALPHGHSMEVAIEADRQNKFFIDLGADFRFRDFTVYESWYGITHTARELNGKAVYGLPEIHRREIAQARLIANPGCYPTSIILGLAPLLKKGLIDPNSIISDSKSGVSGAGRALSLNVHYCEVNESIKAYGVTTHRHTPEIEQELGLLAGGEVAVSFTPHLTPMIRGILSTIYAVRSRPFQQKEALSLYDEFYGGEPFVSILPEGMLPATKTVSGSNRCVIGIVTDDRTNRVIIISAIDNLIKGASGQAVQNMNILLGLPEDTGLTGPGVYP
- a CDS encoding prevent-host-death protein, giving the protein MTNIKPSTAIRHDYNSFSKLCHETQAPVVVTKNGEADLVVMSCEAYQKMMARQQLGQMLSEVDREIAADTPMHDFEDTFAVIQKRIGNG
- a CDS encoding type II toxin-antitoxin system RelE/ParE family toxin, translating into MGRRIVLSESAYYDIDSMFAYISKDNWQAAEKLRLRIYGGIKKLQDFPEIGPVILEEDAPGAQRGYRHIIVNPYIIFYRVLEDRIVIARVLHGRQNWLQPLFGIPSEE